In the genome of Acidimicrobiales bacterium, one region contains:
- a CDS encoding heterodisulfide reductase-related iron-sulfur binding cluster, which translates to MSTTTEDRVETAETTAEKAAKPRPKASQLVVALGVVVALGTIASGIASTTFQWHDDSPVQREVFGNIPSAWKLVFYSVVPVIVLYGAVLFSQRTRNWERGAPDDRRTTRKNVARRLKDFRAGVYMQTLLRDPAAGVMHSLIYFNFLILLAVTTVLEINHQMPEDLKFLHGDVYRGYSLVGDLAGLGFLAGVIWALVRRYIQRPYRIRIKSKPEHALILGTFLALGVTGFGAETFRIAVDGRPDFEKWSIVGYPLSGLVDNVDSVAGWHQGWWIAHVASFLVFLAILPVTMLRHMFTSPLNMYLRDRERPKGAMKPMPNLMETELETFGAATVEDFTWKQLLDTDACTMCGRCTSVCPAHATGKPLDPREIVLKTGEVMALTGTPPVSPPIGLDPEITVSAPSLFERITPEEVWACTSCKACDEICPVNIEILDKILDMRRYLSLMESNFPTELGTAYRGMENSGNPWGLSQSERAAWTSKVDGVAIVEPGDTFAHEYLYWVGCAGSFDDKNQKVTVAMAKLMQRAGLDFAILGPSENCTGDPARRSGNEYIFQMLAMQNVEALNGMGVKKIVTQCPHCFNTLANEYPQLGGTYEVVHHSQLLEWMIAEGKLDMSDARLEERVVYHDSCYLGRHNDVYLAPRKVIGSLGGIEIVEAERNGTKGMCCGAGGARMWMEESTGKKVNDERSRELIATGAERIATACPFCYIMIDDGAKAAGKEDEDLKVGDISMHILEALEDRDVRRLETT; encoded by the coding sequence GTGAGTACGACGACTGAAGACCGCGTCGAGACCGCCGAGACGACAGCCGAGAAGGCCGCAAAACCGCGGCCGAAGGCGAGCCAGCTGGTGGTGGCTCTGGGTGTCGTGGTCGCGCTCGGCACGATCGCCTCGGGCATCGCATCGACCACCTTCCAGTGGCACGACGATTCCCCTGTCCAACGTGAGGTCTTCGGCAACATCCCGTCGGCCTGGAAGCTGGTCTTCTACTCGGTCGTGCCGGTGATCGTGCTCTATGGCGCGGTGCTGTTCAGCCAGCGGACCAGGAACTGGGAGCGCGGCGCGCCCGACGATCGGCGCACCACTCGGAAGAACGTCGCCCGGCGACTGAAGGACTTCCGGGCCGGCGTCTACATGCAGACGCTGCTGCGGGATCCCGCCGCCGGCGTCATGCATTCGCTCATCTACTTCAACTTCCTGATCCTCCTGGCGGTCACCACCGTGCTGGAGATCAACCACCAAATGCCGGAGGACCTCAAGTTCCTCCACGGCGACGTCTACCGTGGCTACTCGCTGGTAGGTGACCTGGCCGGCTTGGGATTCCTGGCCGGTGTCATCTGGGCTCTCGTGCGGCGCTACATCCAGCGGCCGTACCGCATCCGCATCAAGTCCAAGCCCGAGCACGCTCTGATCCTCGGCACGTTCCTCGCCCTCGGGGTCACCGGGTTCGGGGCGGAGACCTTCCGCATCGCGGTCGACGGGCGGCCGGACTTCGAGAAGTGGTCGATCGTCGGGTACCCGCTGTCGGGCCTGGTCGACAACGTCGACTCCGTGGCGGGCTGGCACCAGGGCTGGTGGATCGCCCACGTCGCGTCGTTCCTGGTGTTCCTGGCGATCCTGCCGGTCACGATGCTGCGGCACATGTTCACGTCACCGCTGAACATGTACCTGCGCGACCGGGAGCGGCCCAAGGGCGCCATGAAGCCCATGCCGAACCTGATGGAGACCGAGCTGGAGACGTTCGGCGCCGCCACCGTCGAGGACTTCACCTGGAAGCAGCTGCTCGACACCGACGCCTGCACGATGTGCGGCCGCTGCACCAGCGTCTGCCCGGCGCACGCCACCGGCAAGCCGCTCGACCCTCGCGAGATCGTGCTCAAGACCGGTGAGGTCATGGCGCTGACCGGCACGCCGCCGGTGTCGCCGCCCATCGGGCTCGACCCCGAGATCACCGTGTCGGCCCCGTCGCTGTTCGAGCGCATCACGCCCGAGGAGGTGTGGGCCTGCACGTCGTGCAAGGCGTGCGACGAGATCTGCCCGGTCAACATCGAGATCCTCGACAAGATCCTCGACATGCGGCGCTACCTGTCGCTCATGGAGTCCAACTTCCCCACCGAGCTCGGCACCGCCTACCGGGGCATGGAGAACTCGGGCAACCCGTGGGGCCTGTCGCAGTCGGAGCGCGCCGCGTGGACCTCCAAGGTCGACGGCGTCGCCATCGTCGAGCCCGGCGACACGTTCGCCCACGAGTACCTCTACTGGGTCGGCTGCGCTGGCAGCTTCGACGACAAGAACCAGAAGGTCACCGTGGCCATGGCCAAGCTCATGCAGCGGGCCGGCCTCGACTTCGCCATCCTCGGCCCGTCGGAGAACTGCACCGGCGACCCGGCCCGGCGGTCCGGCAACGAGTACATCTTCCAGATGCTGGCGATGCAGAACGTCGAGGCCCTCAACGGGATGGGCGTGAAGAAGATCGTCACCCAGTGCCCGCACTGCTTCAACACGCTGGCCAACGAGTACCCGCAGCTCGGCGGCACCTACGAGGTGGTCCACCACAGCCAGCTGCTGGAGTGGATGATCGCCGAGGGCAAGCTCGACATGAGCGACGCCCGGCTGGAGGAGCGGGTCGTCTACCACGACTCCTGCTACCTGGGTCGCCACAACGACGTGTACCTCGCCCCCCGCAAGGTGATCGGCTCGCTGGGCGGGATCGAGATCGTCGAGGCCGAGCGCAACGGCACCAAGGGCATGTGCTGCGGCGCCGGCGGTGCCCGCATGTGGATGGAGGAGTCCA